In one window of Meiothermus sp. DNA:
- a CDS encoding heavy metal-binding domain-containing protein, protein MRRKLILSTSSQLEGYQITEYLDVVFGEAIVGANIFRDLLASVRDIVGGRSGAYEAELRKAREIALGELEQAAMARGADAVIGIDVDYETVGQGNMLMVTASGTAVKASKRY, encoded by the coding sequence GGCGGAAACTCATCCTGAGCACCTCGAGCCAGCTCGAGGGCTACCAGATCACCGAGTACCTGGACGTGGTGTTTGGCGAGGCCATTGTGGGGGCCAACATCTTCCGCGACCTGCTGGCCTCGGTGCGCGACATTGTGGGTGGGCGGAGCGGGGCCTACGAGGCTGAGTTGCGCAAAGCCCGCGAGATAGCTTTGGGGGAGCTCGAGCAGGCGGCCATGGCCCGTGGGGCCGATGCCGTGATTGGCATTGACGTGGACTACGAGACCGTGGGACAGGGCAATATGCTGATGGTGACAGCCTCGGGGACGGCGGTAAAAGCAAGCAAACGGTACTGA
- a CDS encoding DUF418 domain-containing protein, which translates to MQPLPPVERDAFLDAVRGLALVGILAVNLEHLAGVGLYATRHGVSESYLLGREVLAFFFSGKFYTIFSILFGLGLALQYQRFVAAGQDALSLLRRRLGWLLGLGALHGIFLFDGDILGTYAILGLFALRYLGQKQQPWNIARFLLAGYVLMWWFSTSLRAQMPAVGSDEVFAHGSFREVSGVRLETWLYNTPLASLVFGAELVGLFLLGMYLAPRWQTFGQATLWRVVAVGLLVGIPVNLYNAQHPDLQPLRGLGGLAFALVYMALFRLAWPRLGWLHSLQYAGRMPLSNYLLQSAVMSTVFYGYGLGLYGQVHPLWFPLIAVGFVALQVILSRWWLGRFGRGPLEALWRSFTYRAGPRA; encoded by the coding sequence GTGCAGCCGCTGCCCCCGGTAGAGCGTGATGCTTTCCTCGATGCCGTGCGGGGGTTAGCGCTGGTGGGCATCCTGGCGGTGAACCTGGAACACCTGGCCGGGGTGGGGCTTTATGCCACCCGGCATGGGGTCTCGGAAAGTTACCTTCTGGGCCGTGAAGTGCTGGCTTTTTTCTTTAGCGGCAAGTTTTATACCATCTTCTCGATTCTGTTTGGGCTGGGGCTGGCCCTGCAATACCAGCGTTTTGTGGCAGCCGGCCAGGATGCCCTATCGCTGCTGCGGCGTCGCCTGGGCTGGCTGCTGGGGCTGGGGGCGCTGCACGGTATTTTTTTGTTCGACGGCGACATCCTGGGTACCTATGCCATTCTGGGCCTCTTCGCCCTGCGCTATCTGGGTCAGAAACAACAGCCTTGGAACATTGCCAGGTTCCTGCTGGCCGGCTATGTCTTGATGTGGTGGTTCAGCACCTCTTTGCGCGCTCAGATGCCCGCTGTCGGCAGCGACGAGGTTTTTGCCCATGGGAGTTTCAGGGAAGTGAGTGGGGTGCGGCTCGAGACCTGGCTCTACAACACCCCCCTGGCCTCTTTGGTTTTTGGGGCCGAGTTGGTGGGCCTGTTTTTGTTGGGGATGTACCTGGCCCCGCGCTGGCAGACCTTTGGCCAGGCCACGCTGTGGCGGGTGGTGGCCGTGGGGCTTTTGGTGGGAATTCCGGTCAACCTCTACAACGCCCAGCACCCCGACCTCCAACCCTTGCGCGGACTGGGCGGGCTGGCCTTTGCCCTCGTGTACATGGCCCTCTTTCGCTTGGCCTGGCCCCGGCTGGGCTGGCTTCACAGCTTGCAGTACGCAGGCCGGATGCCCCTCAGCAACTACCTGCTCCAGTCTGCCGTGATGAGTACAGTCTTCTATGGCTATGGGCTGGGGCTATACGGGCAGGTACACCCTCTGTGGTTTCCGCTGATAGCAGTAGGGTTTGTGGCCTTGCAGGTCATCCTTAGCCGGTGGTGGCTGGGGCGTTTTGGCCGGGGGCCCCTCGAGGCCCTGTGGCGCAGTTTTACCTATCGCGCTGGGCCTCGAGCGTAG
- a CDS encoding DinB family protein, translating into MQTPVQIPPFLRGDVEGVHLIVSVWLRSLEEVEEIVARWASDLSPAGFWWVPAPGTNPIGGLVRHIGGSSYRLMLRGTGQEVPEAIRIRPAEEMAPSGRDPQEVLAEFAEHMVKTKAALRTLTMSDLERVVRFVQYEVKAAYVLDHIAAHAQHHAGQIITTRKLWNAQ; encoded by the coding sequence ATGCAAACGCCGGTGCAAATACCCCCCTTTTTACGGGGCGACGTGGAAGGTGTCCACCTGATTGTTTCGGTTTGGTTGCGCAGCCTCGAGGAGGTTGAGGAAATAGTGGCCAGGTGGGCTTCCGACCTGAGCCCCGCAGGCTTCTGGTGGGTGCCTGCGCCGGGCACCAACCCCATTGGGGGTCTGGTGCGGCATATCGGGGGTTCGTCTTACCGCTTGATGTTGCGTGGAACCGGCCAGGAAGTGCCCGAGGCCATTCGCATTCGCCCAGCCGAGGAGATGGCCCCCTCTGGACGCGATCCCCAGGAGGTGTTGGCCGAGTTTGCCGAGCATATGGTCAAAACCAAAGCCGCGCTCCGAACCCTGACCATGAGCGACCTCGAGCGGGTGGTTCGGTTTGTCCAGTACGAAGTCAAGGCAGCCTATGTGCTCGATCATATTGCCGCCCATGCCCAGCACCACGCCGGCCAGATCATCACCACCCGCAAGCTGTGGAATGCGCAGTGA